The following coding sequences lie in one Actinomyces capricornis genomic window:
- a CDS encoding ABC transporter ATP-binding protein: protein MPHRDPQDRATGRPKGRPPAAEAPAPILTTNKLSKTFSVGGSQQHVLRNLDLEIAPGSFTVIMGPSGAGKSTLLYALSGLDRPTLGTVALGGEDLTAMSEDALARFRRSHCGFVFQQAHLLDGLTVLENLLTVGLLAGADRSAVVARAAELLERVGLPVREWDKAPGMLSGGEAQRVAIARALMNRPTVVFADEPTGQLGSEQSAAVLDLLSEVHDEGQAIVMVTHDVRSAARAQRVLYLRDGRIADECPLAGSAQERTDELTGFLTRMGW from the coding sequence ATGCCGCACCGGGATCCGCAGGACAGGGCCACCGGCAGGCCCAAGGGCAGGCCCCCGGCCGCGGAGGCCCCGGCGCCGATTCTCACCACGAACAAGCTCTCCAAGACCTTCTCGGTGGGAGGCTCCCAGCAGCATGTGCTGCGCAACCTGGACCTGGAGATCGCCCCGGGCTCCTTCACCGTCATCATGGGCCCCTCGGGCGCCGGGAAATCCACGCTCCTCTACGCCCTGTCCGGGCTGGACCGCCCCACGCTGGGGACCGTGGCCCTGGGCGGTGAGGACCTGACCGCGATGAGCGAGGACGCCCTGGCCCGCTTTCGCCGCAGCCACTGCGGCTTCGTCTTTCAGCAGGCCCACCTGCTGGACGGCCTCACCGTCCTGGAGAACCTCCTGACCGTGGGCCTGCTCGCCGGCGCCGACCGCTCCGCCGTCGTCGCCCGGGCCGCCGAGCTCCTGGAGCGGGTGGGCCTGCCGGTGCGGGAGTGGGACAAGGCGCCAGGGATGCTCTCGGGCGGTGAGGCGCAGCGCGTGGCGATCGCCCGAGCGCTGATGAACCGGCCCACGGTGGTCTTCGCCGATGAGCCCACCGGCCAGCTCGGCTCCGAGCAGTCCGCCGCGGTCCTGGACCTGCTCAGCGAGGTCCACGACGAGGGCCAGGCCATCGTCATGGTCACCCATGACGTGCGCTCGGCCGCCCGCGCCCAGCGGGTCCTCTACCTGCGCGACGGGCGGATCGCCGATGAGTGCCCCCTGGCCGGGAGCGCGCAGGAGCGCACCGATGAGCTCACCGGCTTCCTCACCCGGATGGGGTGGTGA
- a CDS encoding carboxymuconolactone decarboxylase family protein — protein MPVDLAKAQPESYQALVALTEAAQAEMERVGVDARLRELVAVRTSQINGCAYCLRAHTRDAVEAGETADRLAVLPAWWESQYFSAQEQAALALAERVARPSEPPHHRVGAVVEQGSLDETQTAALTWFAIVMNSWNRMALASGYAVRP, from the coding sequence GTGCCAGTGGATCTTGCCAAGGCGCAACCGGAGAGCTACCAGGCGCTTGTCGCGCTGACGGAGGCCGCCCAGGCGGAGATGGAGCGCGTCGGGGTCGATGCCCGGCTGCGCGAGCTCGTCGCGGTGCGGACCTCCCAGATCAACGGATGCGCCTACTGCCTGCGGGCGCACACGAGGGACGCGGTCGAGGCGGGTGAGACGGCCGATCGCCTGGCGGTCCTGCCCGCCTGGTGGGAGTCTCAGTACTTCAGCGCCCAGGAGCAGGCGGCCCTCGCCCTGGCCGAGCGCGTGGCCCGGCCCTCCGAGCCGCCCCACCACCGGGTGGGTGCCGTCGTCGAGCAGGGGTCCCTGGACGAGACGCAGACCGCGGCCCTGACCTGGTTCGCGATCGTCATGAACTCCTGGAACCGCATGGCGCTGGCCAGCGGATACGCCGTCAGGCCATGA
- a CDS encoding sensor histidine kinase: MRALRGIIILLLVGFAAGLVSLALIATRAQPAPDTARLNDAVQRLSAAWPHPEEAGLEGMSEELMVVDAAGRPVDLTADGTGAQTGWDGQGGQDAQEAGPPVSSQEKPAPTPLSATGSQAPGASGLRPLTWSAQHRPLVGPVMVDGQVVAWALLDDDYPARLQAHQRALAWVGAATLAVELILVVCVLAWLHARILAPFRDLERFAARVADGDLSAPLERDRANVFGAWSESFDLLRTELASSRQREEEAQASQEALIAQIGHDLRTPVATIAATAELLELSEDSPAARERLRVIQAKSHQVDDLISDLFRAHASQIAALSVTPTDLAAQEVADLIRQADHRRLVELSPLPAVLVRADRRRLAQVVDNIVQNSYKYAGTAIRVTGRLEGEALRLSLTDAGPGVDPDETGLILARGQRGRNAAGTHGQGLGLFTSAQLMERMGGRIEADLPEGGGLRLTLTLPLA, from the coding sequence ATGCGCGCGCTGCGCGGGATCATCATCCTGCTCCTCGTCGGCTTCGCCGCGGGGCTGGTGTCCCTCGCCCTCATCGCCACCCGCGCTCAGCCCGCCCCGGACACCGCCAGGCTCAACGACGCCGTCCAGCGACTGTCCGCCGCCTGGCCCCACCCCGAGGAGGCGGGCCTGGAGGGCATGTCCGAGGAGCTGATGGTGGTGGACGCCGCGGGAAGGCCGGTGGACCTCACCGCGGACGGCACCGGAGCGCAGACCGGGTGGGACGGCCAAGGGGGCCAGGATGCCCAGGAGGCCGGCCCACCGGTCTCATCGCAGGAGAAGCCGGCGCCGACCCCCCTCTCCGCCACGGGATCGCAGGCCCCCGGGGCCAGTGGGCTCCGGCCCCTGACCTGGAGCGCCCAGCACCGCCCACTGGTCGGCCCCGTCATGGTGGACGGGCAGGTGGTGGCCTGGGCCCTCCTCGACGATGACTACCCCGCCCGCCTCCAGGCCCACCAGCGGGCCCTGGCCTGGGTGGGGGCGGCTACCCTCGCCGTCGAGCTGATTCTGGTGGTCTGCGTGCTGGCCTGGCTCCACGCGAGGATCCTGGCGCCCTTCCGGGATCTGGAGCGCTTCGCCGCGCGCGTGGCCGACGGCGACCTCTCGGCGCCCCTGGAGCGGGATCGGGCCAATGTCTTCGGCGCCTGGAGTGAGAGCTTCGACCTGCTGCGCACCGAGCTGGCCTCCTCCCGGCAGCGGGAGGAGGAGGCGCAGGCCTCCCAGGAGGCCCTCATCGCCCAGATCGGCCACGACCTGCGCACCCCGGTGGCCACGATCGCCGCCACCGCCGAGCTCCTCGAGCTCTCCGAGGACTCCCCCGCCGCCAGGGAGCGCCTGCGCGTCATCCAGGCCAAGAGTCACCAGGTCGACGACCTCATCAGTGACCTGTTCCGTGCTCACGCCTCACAGATCGCCGCCCTGAGCGTGACGCCCACGGACCTGGCCGCCCAGGAGGTGGCCGATCTGATCCGCCAGGCCGACCACCGGCGCCTGGTGGAGCTCAGCCCCCTGCCCGCCGTCCTCGTGCGCGCGGACCGGCGGCGCCTGGCCCAGGTCGTGGACAACATCGTGCAGAACTCCTACAAGTACGCCGGCACCGCCATCCGCGTCACCGGCCGCCTTGAGGGGGAGGCACTGCGGCTCAGCCTCACCGACGCCGGCCCGGGAGTGGACCCCGATGAGACCGGACTCATCCTCGCCCGGGGGCAGCGCGGCAGGAACGCTGCAGGGACGCACGGCCAGGGACTGGGCCTGTTCACCAGCGCCCAGCTCATGGAGCGGATGGGCGGGCGCATCGAGGCGGACCTGCCCGAGGGCGGGGGCCTGCGCCTCACCCTGACCCTGCCCCTGGCCTGA
- a CDS encoding glycosyltransferase 87 family protein, which translates to MSPTSSPARLLTALARALASPLTAVLGWIGLLIAAWVSATDDGQWVFKLDSFVYYYAIDQWHAGGSLYDWYANPAQHLWPFTYTPLAAWVLTPMTVLTYEWATALLVASTPLCAGLTTWALLRALQGGGAAAPCPVTAPRRAPSDSSAPSSTASALPDWRVPRLARGLAPWLALVGVMALEPFPKTMEYAQVNAILMAMVALDLLAVPARSRWRGALSGLAAAIKLTPAIAVLVLVARGEWRAAATMVGSAVGLTALAALASPTETWEFFTWAMWDSGRAGFADYSGNQNLKGAIARGLPEPLWTLTWAGCALIAVLAAWALCRRLDALRPRPTTPSGRPAEDAAPAPSTSPHLKPTDPEAGLILALQLSVIMVLGLLISPISWSHHWVWSLPALISLATAARRWRSRTLAAAALGGAAVFLLAMQWWFPEQNHVEQYWPVWAKILGSSYTWWALGAGAALWWAAGRRLRGSHPHPGPTRATGPDPS; encoded by the coding sequence GTGTCCCCCACCAGCTCACCGGCCCGCCTGCTCACCGCGCTCGCCAGGGCACTGGCCTCGCCCCTGACGGCGGTCCTGGGGTGGATCGGCCTCCTCATCGCCGCCTGGGTCTCGGCCACCGACGACGGCCAGTGGGTCTTCAAGCTCGACTCCTTCGTCTACTACTACGCCATCGACCAGTGGCACGCCGGCGGCAGCCTCTACGACTGGTATGCCAACCCCGCCCAGCACCTGTGGCCCTTCACCTACACGCCCCTGGCGGCCTGGGTCCTGACCCCCATGACGGTCCTGACCTACGAGTGGGCCACCGCGCTCCTGGTCGCCTCCACCCCCCTGTGCGCGGGCCTGACCACCTGGGCGCTCCTGCGCGCCCTCCAGGGCGGAGGCGCCGCAGCCCCCTGCCCCGTCACCGCCCCGCGCCGCGCCCCTTCCGACTCCTCTGCCCCCTCCTCCACCGCGAGCGCCCTCCCCGACTGGCGAGTCCCCCGCCTCGCCCGGGGCCTGGCGCCCTGGCTCGCCCTGGTCGGCGTCATGGCCCTCGAGCCCTTCCCCAAGACCATGGAGTACGCGCAGGTCAACGCGATCCTCATGGCCATGGTCGCCCTCGACCTCCTGGCCGTCCCCGCCCGCTCGCGCTGGCGCGGGGCGCTGAGCGGGCTGGCGGCCGCCATCAAGCTCACCCCCGCCATCGCCGTCCTCGTCCTGGTGGCCCGGGGCGAGTGGCGCGCCGCAGCCACCATGGTGGGCAGCGCCGTCGGCCTGACCGCCCTGGCGGCCCTGGCCAGCCCCACGGAGACCTGGGAGTTCTTCACCTGGGCCATGTGGGACTCCGGGCGCGCCGGCTTCGCCGACTACTCCGGCAACCAGAACCTCAAGGGCGCCATCGCCCGCGGCCTGCCCGAGCCCCTGTGGACCCTCACCTGGGCGGGGTGCGCCCTCATCGCGGTCCTGGCCGCCTGGGCCCTGTGCCGCCGTCTCGATGCGCTGCGCCCGCGCCCCACCACCCCCAGTGGGCGCCCCGCCGAGGACGCCGCACCGGCCCCCTCCACATCACCGCACCTCAAGCCGACGGACCCCGAGGCGGGCCTCATCCTGGCCCTCCAGCTCAGCGTCATCATGGTCCTGGGCCTGCTCATCTCCCCCATCTCCTGGTCCCACCACTGGGTGTGGAGCCTGCCGGCGCTCATCTCCCTGGCCACCGCCGCCCGTCGCTGGCGCTCGCGCACCCTGGCAGCCGCCGCCCTCGGCGGAGCAGCGGTCTTCCTGCTGGCCATGCAGTGGTGGTTCCCCGAGCAGAACCATGTGGAGCAGTACTGGCCGGTATGGGCCAAGATCCTGGGCTCGTCCTACACCTGGTGGGCCCTGGGCGCCGGCGCGGCCCTGTGGTGGGCCGCCGGTCGCCGGCTGCGCGGCAGCCACCCGCACCCCGGCCCCACGCGGGCCACCGGCCCGGACCCCTCGTGA
- a CDS encoding response regulator transcription factor, which produces MSPEVDVLLVEDEADLAAAIRDYLEAFGLSVLHCPEAESALESARRRPPGAALLDVNLPGRSGFELCRDLRAAGRMPIIFVSARSSDIDQVQGLSLGADDFITKPFSLAVLLAKVRRALERSAEATAATGRCTAPTSARTGPKAGGPGFDDGRLRVEPDTGRTYLEGREVHLTTLEDRILRHLVANQGAVCAKEDIIRSVWGDEFTSEGTLTVHVRRLRARIQPEPDSPAYIRTVWGRGYLFEAP; this is translated from the coding sequence ATGAGCCCTGAGGTGGATGTCCTGCTGGTCGAGGACGAGGCGGATTTGGCCGCAGCCATCCGCGACTACCTGGAGGCCTTCGGGCTGAGCGTGCTCCACTGCCCGGAGGCCGAGTCGGCGCTGGAGAGCGCGCGCCGCCGCCCGCCCGGGGCCGCACTGCTCGACGTCAACCTGCCGGGCAGGAGCGGCTTCGAGCTGTGCCGCGACCTGCGCGCGGCCGGACGGATGCCGATCATCTTCGTCTCGGCGCGCAGCTCCGATATCGACCAGGTCCAAGGGCTGTCCCTGGGCGCCGACGACTTCATCACCAAGCCCTTCTCCCTGGCGGTGCTCCTGGCCAAGGTCCGCCGCGCCCTGGAGCGCTCCGCCGAGGCCACGGCCGCCACAGGTCGGTGCACAGCCCCCACCAGCGCCAGGACGGGGCCGAAAGCGGGCGGTCCCGGTTTCGACGACGGCCGCCTGCGCGTCGAGCCCGATACCGGGCGCACCTACCTCGAGGGCCGCGAAGTGCACCTGACCACCCTGGAGGACAGGATCCTGCGTCACCTGGTGGCCAACCAGGGCGCGGTATGCGCCAAGGAGGACATCATCCGCTCGGTGTGGGGCGATGAGTTCACCAGTGAGGGCACGCTCACCGTCCACGTGCGCCGCCTGCGCGCCCGCATCCAGCCCGAGCCCGACTCCCCGGCCTACATCCGCACCGTGTGGGGCCGCGGCTACCTCTTCGAGGCCCCCTGA
- a CDS encoding FtsX-like permease family protein: MGAARRCGLLARRTIRKHPGLVGATLALSLIAGLLSNIALVMLTQHSAYLEAKSAEWSSPDIVAVLPQDERAQAVEDDLRAEERIAALEVADCVTVQGSIAYSGSVLPSGFLFYDIEDTPAMGRWDVASQAGRPMANPVWVPSTLQEAGGYELGDELVLTSPMGKRTFHIQGFVESTYGGRPSMGLLWFGLPRQDLQDLQAEAQAHMAALRAEWEASGRGGAQSPDLIPGWVPSTLIKARVQGGFEAGREVIAASAAEHGATGVWDMDRELVSLDDRTSVGVVAVIVLLFSSMITATAVLMLVFMLRGAIGEDLGAVGMLRAAGFTTGGVLGPMVLCLAAVAAVGAGLGAGLGHIVLPLLSRMLRAQTGVTWRAQADPLLLLGCAIALGTVVLVSGALVAWRASRITTVEALRGGQADHSFTRARLPLQRARGPLAILLGIKAMLAAPGRTLLITVVSAACTLASVFSASGLGTLSDRDSALSLLLGGSLPDVTVVAPDGEAVQEAVSRAARTAGVEAATSFSTRSETVNGVSMLFLIVDDVEDLPRSPVYQGRPARHANEIVLGPGLAQSLGVEVGETWRATREGASTEYLVTGLASGAVNFGAFALVTRQGFEQLVPQAPLSSAGVFVTEGADTGVVTDALQEELGSSFQVLNTRDSLGVQMEGYTSMVPLLSRTLMVFTGLVVVMVVGLMTASLVARSRRSSGLLKALGMTTRQAAARVRWSVLPPVIAGTVAGCLAGLALVRPLLGAMLAGVGIQQITVDIPVWPAYAAGAVILVTAMVAVVLAVRPIGRVTAYVLLSE; encoded by the coding sequence GTGGGCGCAGCCCGGCGCTGCGGCCTGCTGGCCCGCCGCACGATCCGCAAGCACCCGGGGCTGGTGGGCGCCACCCTGGCGCTCTCCCTCATCGCGGGCCTGCTCAGCAATATCGCGCTGGTGATGCTCACCCAGCACAGCGCCTACCTGGAGGCCAAGTCCGCCGAGTGGAGCTCCCCGGATATCGTCGCCGTGCTCCCCCAGGACGAGCGGGCCCAGGCCGTGGAGGACGACCTGCGCGCCGAGGAGCGCATCGCCGCCCTGGAGGTTGCCGACTGCGTCACGGTCCAGGGCTCCATCGCCTACTCCGGCTCGGTGCTGCCCTCCGGCTTCCTGTTCTACGACATCGAGGACACCCCCGCAATGGGCCGCTGGGATGTGGCCTCCCAGGCGGGGCGGCCCATGGCTAACCCGGTCTGGGTGCCCTCCACGCTCCAGGAGGCTGGAGGCTACGAGCTCGGCGATGAGCTGGTCCTCACCTCCCCCATGGGCAAGCGCACCTTCCACATCCAGGGCTTCGTGGAGTCCACCTACGGTGGGAGGCCGTCGATGGGGCTGCTCTGGTTCGGGCTGCCGCGCCAGGATCTCCAGGACCTGCAGGCCGAGGCCCAGGCACACATGGCCGCGCTGCGCGCCGAGTGGGAGGCCTCCGGCCGCGGCGGGGCCCAGTCCCCGGACCTCATCCCGGGGTGGGTGCCCTCCACGCTCATCAAAGCACGGGTCCAGGGCGGCTTCGAGGCCGGCCGTGAGGTCATCGCCGCCAGCGCCGCGGAGCACGGCGCCACCGGGGTCTGGGACATGGATCGGGAGCTCGTGTCCCTGGATGACCGGACGTCGGTGGGGGTGGTCGCCGTCATCGTCCTGCTGTTCTCCTCCATGATCACGGCGACGGCCGTGCTCATGCTGGTCTTCATGCTGCGCGGCGCCATCGGGGAGGACCTGGGGGCGGTGGGCATGCTGCGCGCTGCGGGCTTCACCACCGGCGGCGTCCTGGGTCCCATGGTGCTGTGCCTCGCAGCGGTGGCCGCCGTCGGGGCGGGGCTGGGGGCGGGGCTGGGGCACATCGTCCTACCCCTGCTGTCGAGGATGCTGCGGGCCCAGACCGGGGTCACCTGGCGGGCGCAGGCCGACCCCCTCCTGCTCCTGGGCTGCGCCATAGCCCTGGGCACCGTGGTGCTGGTCAGCGGGGCGCTCGTCGCCTGGCGCGCCAGCAGGATCACCACGGTTGAGGCACTGCGCGGCGGTCAGGCCGACCACTCCTTCACCCGCGCCCGCCTGCCCCTTCAGCGTGCTCGGGGCCCACTGGCGATCCTGCTGGGGATCAAGGCGATGCTCGCGGCCCCGGGCCGCACCCTGCTCATCACCGTGGTCTCGGCGGCCTGCACGCTGGCCTCGGTCTTCTCCGCCTCAGGGCTGGGGACGCTCTCGGATCGGGACAGCGCCCTGTCCCTCCTGCTGGGTGGCTCGCTGCCCGATGTCACCGTCGTGGCCCCGGACGGCGAGGCCGTCCAGGAGGCGGTGTCCCGGGCGGCGAGGACCGCGGGGGTCGAGGCGGCCACGTCCTTCAGTACCAGGTCAGAGACCGTTAACGGGGTGAGCATGCTCTTCCTCATCGTCGACGACGTGGAGGATCTTCCCCGCAGCCCGGTCTACCAGGGGCGCCCGGCCCGTCACGCCAACGAGATCGTCCTGGGGCCGGGCCTCGCCCAGAGCCTCGGGGTGGAGGTGGGCGAGACCTGGAGGGCCACCCGGGAGGGGGCCTCCACGGAGTACCTCGTCACGGGACTGGCCAGTGGTGCGGTCAACTTCGGCGCCTTCGCCCTGGTCACGAGACAGGGCTTCGAGCAGCTCGTGCCCCAGGCGCCCCTGTCCTCCGCCGGCGTGTTCGTCACCGAGGGCGCCGATACCGGGGTCGTCACTGATGCGCTGCAGGAAGAACTCGGCTCCTCCTTCCAGGTACTCAATACGCGTGACTCCCTGGGGGTGCAGATGGAGGGCTATACCTCGATGGTCCCGCTGCTGTCCCGCACCCTCATGGTCTTCACGGGCCTGGTGGTGGTGATGGTGGTCGGCCTCATGACCGCCTCCCTGGTGGCGCGCTCGCGGCGGTCCTCCGGGCTGCTCAAGGCGCTGGGGATGACGACGCGGCAGGCGGCGGCCCGCGTGCGGTGGAGTGTGCTGCCTCCGGTCATCGCCGGCACTGTGGCGGGGTGCCTGGCGGGTCTGGCGCTGGTGCGGCCTCTGCTGGGGGCCATGCTCGCCGGTGTGGGGATTCAGCAGATCACCGTGGATATCCCGGTGTGGCCGGCCTATGCCGCGGGGGCGGTCATCCTGGTCACGGCGATGGTGGCGGTCGTGCTGGCCGTGCGCCCGATCGGGAGAGTGACGGCCTACGTCCTGCTCTCGGAGTAG
- a CDS encoding App1 family protein, with the protein MPLSDIARAIEDRFHRESIPVFKRKGWRPRVIPYDGYGTTGAAGPSPTGTGDPGARPAGGSMVRVMARMVMRPPDAPDEGPLLRSLPESMPASAAQARDIAVTSLLEAQRGWRLFIEVPVSYLPVTVSVGGQSVRTRADHNGYIDVVVRDHGLEPGWHEAEVDAAGAAPVSTRVLIVPPGPRLGIISDIDDTAMVTHVPRVLVAAWNQLVKHSVAREPVPGMAELYTRVQAANPGCPMMYLSTGAWNVVPTLRTFFHRHGFPDGPTLMTDWGPTNTGWFRSGIEHKRTELRRLMIDLPQISWLLVGDDGQHDPYIYGEAVRQHSDRIAAVAIRRLTPAQQVLAGGLAVHPMGIGPEARTLAEADVPVVVGSDGYELARLLPRRLLTGPGDQAS; encoded by the coding sequence GTGCCTCTCTCCGACATCGCCCGCGCCATTGAGGATCGCTTCCACCGTGAGTCGATCCCCGTCTTCAAGCGCAAGGGCTGGCGCCCCCGCGTCATCCCCTACGACGGCTACGGCACCACCGGGGCCGCCGGGCCCTCCCCCACCGGGACAGGCGACCCCGGGGCCCGCCCCGCCGGGGGCTCCATGGTGCGGGTCATGGCCCGCATGGTCATGCGCCCGCCCGACGCCCCCGACGAGGGCCCCCTGCTGCGCTCCCTGCCCGAGTCCATGCCCGCCAGCGCCGCCCAGGCCCGGGACATCGCCGTCACCAGCCTGCTGGAGGCCCAGCGCGGATGGCGCCTGTTCATCGAGGTCCCTGTCTCCTACCTGCCGGTGACCGTGAGCGTGGGCGGACAGAGCGTGCGCACCCGCGCCGACCACAACGGCTATATCGACGTCGTCGTGCGCGATCACGGCCTGGAGCCGGGCTGGCATGAGGCCGAGGTCGATGCGGCGGGTGCCGCGCCCGTGAGCACCAGGGTGCTCATCGTGCCACCGGGGCCCCGCCTGGGGATCATCTCCGACATCGACGACACCGCCATGGTCACCCACGTGCCGCGCGTGCTCGTGGCCGCCTGGAACCAGCTGGTCAAGCACTCCGTGGCCCGCGAGCCCGTGCCCGGCATGGCCGAGCTCTACACCCGCGTCCAGGCCGCCAATCCCGGCTGCCCCATGATGTACCTGTCCACCGGGGCCTGGAACGTGGTGCCCACGCTGCGCACCTTCTTCCACCGCCATGGCTTCCCCGACGGCCCCACCCTCATGACCGACTGGGGGCCCACTAACACCGGCTGGTTCCGCTCCGGGATCGAGCACAAGCGCACCGAGCTGCGCCGACTCATGATCGACCTGCCGCAGATCAGCTGGCTGCTGGTGGGCGACGACGGCCAACACGATCCCTACATCTACGGGGAGGCCGTCCGCCAGCACTCCGACAGGATCGCGGCGGTGGCCATCCGCCGTCTCACCCCCGCCCAGCAGGTGCTGGCCGGCGGGCTGGCCGTCCACCCCATGGGGATCGGGCCGGAGGCGCGGACCCTGGCGGAGGCCGACGTGCCCGTGGTGGTGGGCTCCGACGGCTACGAGCTGGCCCGCCTGCTGCCGCGCCGGCTGCTCACCGGCCCCGGAGACCAGGCCTCCTAG